One segment of Leptospirillum ferrooxidans C2-3 DNA contains the following:
- the recD gene encoding exodeoxyribonuclease V subunit alpha, translating into MPSDSGILSAERNSPGFGILENSFADLLVRLYGNGHREDENLFGLLAATLLLESRQGNVVCHLEKLAGKPVPPGRSGSPGIYPDSSVFLLSCSRLSSRKAPFPIVFDREGKRVWLLRYRELEERIARNLTTRSNLRDSLEGESPKSILLDRAFGEASPENTIRRCANIVFHRKLLILSGGPGTGKTTALSRILSRCPSLLSIPPERIALVAPTGKAAARLGESIAKLLPDLPDQDDREYLSKIPSPMTIHRLIAQAKRDHEQNPLPLPVDLLVVDEMSMVDLSLFDKLLLVLPDEAILILSGDPGQLSSVAPGAVFGEILKKPEESLSGSPEGISGSIAILKKSYRFSGDSGVGQLSRWIRDGGVTPLDPDSLSGVVFRQGASLADFYQDVTRDFSPYMKAKDLSGAFFALSGLGVLSPLRDGQRGVVEISRNLGQILFSNYSRSPERSQRGHPVVVLKNSSELDLSNGDVGIIPFPWWGDPGRVYFPRGEGGEKTVPIEILPPWESALALTVHKSQGSEFSRVHLLLPRLFHPFLTRELLYTAVTRARESLVVWGDFPVFLEGVHHQSTRHSALGDFLWSPSSIV; encoded by the coding sequence TTGCCGAGCGATAGCGGAATCCTGTCCGCCGAACGAAATTCACCTGGTTTCGGCATTCTGGAAAACAGCTTTGCCGATCTGCTTGTCCGTCTTTATGGAAATGGCCACCGTGAAGACGAGAATCTCTTTGGCCTCCTGGCCGCGACCCTTCTTCTGGAAAGCAGACAGGGCAATGTGGTTTGTCACCTTGAAAAGCTCGCGGGAAAGCCTGTTCCTCCCGGACGTTCTGGCAGTCCCGGGATCTACCCCGACTCTTCTGTCTTCCTTCTCTCCTGTTCTAGGCTGAGTTCCCGAAAGGCTCCATTTCCGATCGTTTTCGACCGTGAGGGAAAGCGTGTCTGGCTCCTTCGCTACAGGGAACTCGAGGAACGGATCGCCAGGAACCTGACAACCCGGTCGAACCTCAGAGACTCCCTTGAGGGAGAGTCCCCAAAATCGATTTTGTTGGATCGTGCCTTTGGGGAGGCTTCTCCGGAAAATACCATCAGAAGATGTGCAAACATCGTTTTTCACCGAAAACTTCTGATCCTTTCGGGAGGTCCGGGAACGGGAAAGACGACTGCACTCTCCCGGATCCTGTCCCGTTGTCCATCACTGTTGTCCATCCCTCCCGAGAGAATCGCCCTTGTTGCCCCGACGGGGAAGGCTGCCGCACGTCTTGGTGAATCGATCGCCAAGCTGTTACCGGACCTTCCCGATCAGGACGATCGGGAGTATCTGTCCAAAATTCCCTCGCCGATGACGATCCACAGATTGATCGCCCAGGCGAAAAGGGATCATGAGCAAAACCCCTTGCCTCTTCCTGTCGATCTTTTGGTGGTGGATGAAATGTCGATGGTGGACCTGTCCCTGTTTGACAAGCTCCTTTTGGTATTGCCGGATGAAGCCATTCTGATCCTTTCGGGGGATCCTGGCCAGCTTTCCTCCGTTGCTCCGGGAGCGGTCTTTGGGGAAATTCTGAAAAAACCGGAAGAATCTTTGTCCGGATCTCCTGAAGGAATCTCCGGATCGATCGCAATTCTGAAAAAAAGCTACAGGTTCAGTGGCGATTCCGGTGTGGGACAATTGTCCCGCTGGATCAGGGACGGAGGCGTGACTCCCCTTGATCCCGATTCGCTTTCAGGTGTTGTCTTTCGGCAAGGGGCGTCGCTTGCAGACTTTTATCAGGATGTCACCCGGGATTTTTCTCCTTATATGAAGGCAAAAGACTTGTCCGGAGCCTTTTTTGCCCTCTCCGGTCTTGGCGTTTTGAGTCCACTGCGAGACGGACAGAGGGGAGTGGTCGAAATCTCAAGGAACCTCGGACAGATTCTTTTTTCAAATTACAGTCGTTCCCCTGAGCGAAGTCAGCGGGGCCATCCGGTGGTTGTCCTGAAAAACTCCAGTGAGCTTGACCTTTCTAACGGAGATGTGGGCATCATTCCTTTTCCCTGGTGGGGAGATCCCGGCCGTGTTTATTTTCCAAGGGGGGAAGGGGGGGAGAAGACTGTTCCCATCGAGATCCTTCCCCCCTGGGAGAGTGCACTGGCGCTGACCGTCCATAAAAGTCAGGGCTCCGAGTTCTCGAGGGTCCATCTACTTCTTCCCCGGCTCTTTCACCCTTTTCTGACACGGGAGCTTCTTTACACGGCGGTGACCAGAGCCAGGGAGTCCCTTGTTGTCTGGGGTGACTTCCCTGTTTTCCTGGAAGGAGTCCACCATCAATCCACCCGCCATTCTGCCCTGGGGGACTTCTTATGGTCCCCATCGTCAATTGTCTGA
- a CDS encoding fumarylacetoacetate hydrolase family protein: MTIEWEGKNFAEGSLLARILVDGKALTAEALSWGELFRLPSGEIRTKDSVTLLPPVVPTKIVAVGLNDKNHALEMGKPIPSEPLIFMKATSALLANGGAILHPSMSSRVDFEGEIALVVGKKSRGLSVDHALDCLLGITIANDVTARDLQRRDIQYMRAKSFDTFCPLGPWVLVGGRPDNRQIITRVNGSVRQDGRASGMIFSPAEILSFISHVMTLYPGDVILTGTPSGVGPLSVGDVVSITLEGVGTLENHVERDSSPAWEGLPSLAER, translated from the coding sequence ATGACAATAGAGTGGGAAGGCAAAAACTTCGCTGAAGGATCTCTCCTGGCTAGAATCCTGGTGGACGGAAAGGCCCTTACCGCGGAGGCTCTCTCTTGGGGGGAGCTCTTTCGCCTCCCCTCCGGAGAGATCCGGACAAAGGATTCTGTGACCCTTCTGCCACCCGTTGTTCCAACGAAGATCGTGGCCGTTGGACTAAACGACAAGAATCATGCCCTTGAGATGGGAAAGCCTATTCCATCTGAACCGCTGATTTTCATGAAGGCCACCTCCGCGCTTTTGGCGAACGGGGGGGCAATCCTTCATCCATCCATGTCGTCCCGGGTGGATTTTGAGGGAGAAATTGCCCTTGTCGTCGGAAAAAAATCTCGCGGCCTTTCCGTCGATCACGCACTGGACTGCCTTTTGGGCATCACGATCGCCAACGATGTCACGGCGAGAGATCTCCAGCGAAGGGATATCCAGTATATGCGGGCCAAAAGTTTTGATACCTTCTGCCCCCTTGGTCCATGGGTCCTCGTCGGGGGGAGGCCCGACAACCGCCAGATCATCACCCGTGTGAACGGTTCTGTCCGTCAGGATGGCCGTGCTTCCGGCATGATTTTTTCCCCGGCAGAAATCTTGTCCTTCATCAGCCATGTGATGACGCTGTACCCCGGGGATGTCATTTTGACAGGAACTCCGTCAGGAGTCGGTCCGCTTTCTGTGGGAGACGTGGTTTCCATTACGCTCGAAGGGGTTGGCACGCTCGAGAATCATGTCGAGAGGGATTCTTCCCCCGCATGGGAAGGTCTTCCTTCTCTTGCCGAGCGATAG
- the dapB gene encoding 4-hydroxy-tetrahydrodipicolinate reductase translates to MTRPDLGVVMVGASGRMGREILQVLSRESGVSLHGAIVESSDPLSGKPAPFHPGINCRGELTVSELRRGAGEGMPIVGIDFTNVSSTLSTARLFAEAGVPLVIGTTGFSAPEKEELFSHSAKIPLLLAPNMSLGIHLLAHLVRQVSRALPGFDAEIVEVHHQKKKDAPSGTALFLGEAVASGRGENLADRGVYSREGMVGERIPDTIGIMAVRGGDVVGDHTVHFLGMGERLELTHRASSRETFARGAVEAARWLALKKPGFYQMEDVLGIAK, encoded by the coding sequence CGGCAGGATGGGGCGCGAGATCCTTCAGGTTCTTTCCAGAGAGTCCGGAGTCTCTCTTCATGGAGCGATCGTGGAGTCTTCCGATCCTCTTTCGGGGAAACCGGCACCCTTTCATCCCGGGATCAATTGTCGTGGTGAACTGACGGTTTCGGAACTCCGTCGGGGAGCAGGCGAAGGGATGCCGATTGTGGGAATCGATTTTACAAATGTCTCTTCAACCCTTTCGACCGCCAGACTCTTTGCGGAGGCTGGTGTTCCGCTCGTGATCGGAACGACCGGATTTTCCGCCCCGGAAAAGGAGGAGCTTTTCTCCCATAGTGCGAAAATCCCCCTTTTGCTCGCTCCGAACATGAGTCTTGGCATTCATCTTCTGGCCCATCTCGTCCGTCAGGTCTCTCGGGCACTTCCCGGATTTGATGCCGAGATTGTGGAGGTTCACCACCAGAAGAAAAAAGACGCACCAAGCGGAACAGCCCTGTTTTTGGGGGAAGCGGTGGCTTCGGGAAGAGGAGAAAACCTGGCCGATCGGGGTGTCTATTCTCGTGAGGGGATGGTTGGTGAGCGTATTCCCGATACAATCGGAATCATGGCTGTCAGGGGCGGGGATGTCGTGGGAGATCACACGGTTCACTTTTTGGGAATGGGGGAACGTCTCGAGCTGACACACCGGGCAAGTTCCCGTGAGACCTTTGCCAGGGGAGCGGTGGAAGCCGCCAGATGGCTCGCCTTGAAAAAGCCCGGCTTCTATCAGATGGAAGATGTTCTGGGGATCGCAAAATGA